A single region of the Prevotella sp. HUN102 genome encodes:
- the cdd gene encoding cytidine deaminase, which yields MKTIDLSIKIGFCQIEELSEEERKLVEVAIQATKNSYSPYSHFAVGAALLLENGDVVMGANQENAAYPSGLCAERSAIFAAQSTQPEQPITTLAIAARNGGGLMREPIVPCGSCRQVVLEIEDRYKRPVRVLLYGTDGVYVVNTIKDLLPLQFVGESMK from the coding sequence ATGAAGACGATAGATTTAAGTATAAAAATTGGTTTCTGTCAGATAGAAGAACTTTCAGAAGAGGAACGGAAATTAGTTGAAGTGGCCATTCAGGCTACGAAGAACAGCTACTCTCCTTACAGCCACTTCGCAGTTGGGGCGGCGTTGCTGCTCGAAAATGGCGACGTTGTAATGGGAGCGAATCAGGAAAATGCGGCGTATCCATCGGGATTATGCGCCGAACGCTCTGCTATTTTCGCAGCCCAGTCCACGCAACCCGAACAGCCGATTACCACTTTGGCGATTGCTGCCCGTAACGGTGGGGGATTGATGCGCGAGCCAATCGTTCCCTGTGGTTCTTGCAGGCAGGTAGTATTGGAGATTGAGGACAGGTACAAACGGCCGGTTCGCGTGCTTCTCTATGGCACCGACGGAGTTTATGTGGTGAATACTATCAAGGATTTGCTCCCCTTGCAGTTTGTAGGGGAGTCAATGAAATAG
- a CDS encoding GLPGLI family protein, whose product MKHLSVTILFLLMCNFLFAQSQTEKGVKLTYLRTLLADYAAQDRPEWEDDKMVYDTYYKDGVVVTVENTEKSEPTIKIEGLELYRKIDFINNTTTYQPIHLNTLYLIKDDLPPIEWEITDESKQIGGWNCTRAIRKDNKRIEAWFTTDLPFTCGPYDCYGLPGLVVSYKRYIFLFTLQEINTMNEELPEEPKTGKIVSRAKYEKIEKH is encoded by the coding sequence ATGAAACATTTATCAGTTACAATACTTTTCTTACTGATGTGCAATTTTCTGTTTGCACAATCACAAACAGAAAAAGGAGTTAAATTAACCTATCTCCGTACTCTGTTAGCTGATTATGCAGCGCAAGACCGTCCAGAGTGGGAAGACGACAAGATGGTTTACGACACTTACTACAAAGACGGCGTTGTGGTAACAGTGGAAAACACGGAAAAATCAGAGCCAACTATAAAAATAGAAGGCTTAGAGTTGTACAGAAAGATAGATTTCATCAACAATACTACCACCTATCAGCCCATACATCTTAACACTCTATATTTGATAAAGGACGATTTGCCTCCGATAGAATGGGAGATAACAGACGAGAGCAAGCAGATAGGAGGATGGAACTGCACAAGAGCCATCAGGAAAGACAACAAGAGAATAGAGGCTTGGTTTACCACCGATTTGCCTTTTACCTGCGGACCATACGACTGCTATGGGCTGCCGGGACTTGTAGTAAGCTACAAACGCTATATATTTCTTTTCACTTTACAGGAAATAAACACTATGAACGAAGAACTTCCGGAAGAGCCCAAGACTGGAAAAATTGTGTCCAGAGCCAAATATGAAAAGATAGAAAAGCATTAG
- a CDS encoding outer membrane beta-barrel protein — MRKFLIGIILAFAALVVNAQERYYGNVMTDGGKPISFANVALLSETDSAFITGAVANEQGEFELDAPVKGLLKVSYIGYETKIVKGDTERKLTIVLLPNSVQMDEVVVQSLKPVTRLEGDALVTNVKGSILEKLGSAKDVLGNLPGVLDNMGNIEVLGKGAPVYYLNGRQVYDLHILDQLKSDKIKKIEVVMNPGARYDASVKAVIRITAEREQGEGFSFENNAKVGYRDYVYGSEQINMNYRVNRLDVFADLEYANNRNRGLSKGIQTSWLASTLNQELDISQRGRSRLYDGKLGFAYTFSPEHSLGLYYKVTHTPSKMWSSVRANSFVNDVLAEESAMERYDNGKTTAHLVDAYYSGQMGKWSLNATFDALWKNGSAVSVAEEMIENGVSRRITTDNRVVSRMLAGELHLSRPLWRGQLNFGTEVSNGRREETFTALGGSINNDNPFVKESNAGVYAETMQRLGKFMIQLGLRYEHVSSQYFRFGRKVDEQSRIYDKLFPTALVTGNFGKVMMQLSYSKKYFRPLYSQLSSTVAYVNRYLYESGNPLLRPSYIDNFSAIFRYSWATLILGYSSTKDKIISSAMQYEGDPNATLFKKTNSTYRMGELQTMLQLSPQFKRYYPTLVLGIVAPFNKIDFRGGVKHLNHPMGIIRVNNVYQITPSCMLTADFSWRGKGNGENIMVGQTWQMNAGAMKNFGKHWEVRLNVNDIFNSARKSWFDIYSELNTSYQERDANTRGIECSVRYKFNTTKSKYKGKGAGSQEKTRL, encoded by the coding sequence ATGAGAAAGTTTTTAATAGGCATTATCCTTGCTTTTGCTGCTTTGGTAGTGAATGCACAGGAACGTTATTATGGTAATGTGATGACCGATGGAGGGAAACCGATTTCCTTTGCAAATGTGGCATTATTGAGCGAAACGGATTCGGCTTTCATTACGGGTGCTGTTGCGAACGAACAGGGAGAGTTTGAATTAGATGCTCCCGTGAAGGGACTTTTGAAAGTTTCGTATATAGGTTACGAAACAAAGATAGTGAAAGGAGATACAGAAAGAAAACTTACGATAGTTTTATTACCCAATTCCGTGCAGATGGACGAGGTTGTAGTTCAGTCGCTTAAACCCGTAACACGCCTTGAGGGCGATGCACTTGTTACGAACGTAAAGGGCAGCATTCTTGAGAAACTCGGTAGTGCTAAGGATGTATTAGGGAACTTACCGGGTGTTTTGGATAATATGGGTAATATCGAGGTGTTGGGAAAAGGCGCGCCTGTCTATTATCTCAACGGACGACAAGTTTATGATCTGCATATATTGGACCAGTTGAAGTCTGACAAGATAAAGAAAATAGAAGTCGTGATGAATCCCGGCGCACGTTATGATGCTTCTGTAAAAGCTGTTATCCGTATCACTGCCGAACGTGAACAGGGCGAAGGATTTTCTTTTGAGAATAATGCAAAAGTAGGTTATCGTGATTATGTCTATGGTTCTGAGCAGATAAATATGAACTATCGTGTGAACAGACTTGATGTTTTTGCAGATTTAGAATATGCCAACAATCGAAATCGGGGATTAAGTAAAGGGATTCAAACCTCTTGGTTGGCTTCAACATTAAACCAAGAACTGGATATATCGCAACGTGGACGCTCTCGGCTCTATGATGGGAAATTGGGTTTTGCCTACACATTCTCGCCTGAACATTCCTTAGGACTATATTATAAGGTAACTCATACGCCTTCAAAAATGTGGTCTTCTGTTCGTGCCAATTCTTTTGTCAATGATGTGTTGGCCGAAGAAAGTGCAATGGAGCGTTATGATAACGGAAAAACCACCGCCCATCTTGTAGATGCCTACTACTCCGGACAAATGGGGAAATGGTCGCTCAATGCCACTTTCGATGCTCTTTGGAAGAATGGCAGTGCTGTTTCTGTGGCCGAGGAAATGATTGAAAATGGCGTCAGTCGTCGTATTACTACCGATAACAGAGTGGTTTCACGGATGCTTGCGGGCGAACTTCATCTGTCCAGACCGTTATGGAGGGGACAGTTGAACTTTGGAACGGAAGTTTCAAACGGCCGTCGTGAGGAAACGTTTACGGCCTTGGGTGGCAGCATCAATAACGATAATCCATTTGTGAAGGAAAGCAATGCCGGTGTTTATGCTGAAACAATGCAACGGTTAGGTAAGTTTATGATTCAGCTTGGGCTGCGCTATGAACACGTCAGCAGCCAGTATTTCCGTTTCGGCAGAAAGGTAGACGAACAGTCGCGTATATATGATAAACTTTTTCCAACGGCACTTGTAACCGGTAATTTTGGCAAAGTTATGATGCAGTTGAGTTATTCAAAGAAATATTTCCGTCCTTTGTATTCGCAGCTCAGCAGCACCGTCGCCTATGTAAACCGTTATCTTTACGAAAGTGGAAATCCATTGCTCCGTCCTTCCTATATTGACAACTTCTCTGCCATCTTCCGTTATAGCTGGGCAACGCTGATACTCGGCTATTCTTCCACGAAAGACAAGATTATCTCTTCGGCAATGCAATACGAGGGCGACCCTAATGCCACTTTGTTCAAGAAGACGAATTCCACTTACAGGATGGGCGAATTGCAGACTATGCTTCAGCTTTCTCCGCAATTCAAGCGTTATTATCCAACGCTGGTTTTAGGTATTGTTGCACCTTTCAACAAGATAGATTTTCGTGGAGGTGTCAAGCATCTGAATCATCCGATGGGCATAATTCGTGTGAACAACGTATATCAGATTACTCCCTCCTGTATGCTTACAGCCGATTTCAGTTGGCGGGGAAAGGGCAATGGCGAAAATATAATGGTAGGGCAGACGTGGCAGATGAATGCGGGTGCAATGAAGAACTTTGGAAAGCATTGGGAAGTGCGCCTTAACGTGAACGATATTTTCAACAGTGCCCGTAAGTCGTGGTTCGACATATACAGCGAACTCAACACTTCTTACCAAGAGCGTGATGCCAATACGCGGGGCATAGAGTGCTCGGTGCGCTATAAGTTCAATACCACGAAGTCGAAATACAAGGGCAAGGGCGCAGGCAGTCAGGAGAAGACGCGCTTGTAA
- a CDS encoding right-handed parallel beta-helix repeat-containing protein codes for MNVFNRFAIFLFAMAAVFVAACSDDDSFTTSTSSVLTFSTDTLRLDTTFSKVPTPTKTFWVYNRSGDGIRLSNVRLEQGNQTGFRVNVDGIYLGQASGYQVNGLEVRDKDSIRVFVELTSPANGNVDPTLIEDNLIFTLESGVQQKVNLNAYSWDAELLKEVVVSSDSTIQSTKPIVIQGGITVKEGATLTIGAGTVIYFSNSAGVDVHGRLKVDGTPDENVVFRGDRLDWMFDYLPYDRVSGQWRGIRFHETSYENEIAFADIHSAYNGIVCDSSDVSRTTLTLKHSIVHNCQGYGLLATNSRVDVSNSQLTNTLNDCAAFFGGYTILSHCTLAQFYPFDGNRGAALRFGDKKGDNVYPLHQFDVLNTLITGYSDNVIMGSFSDETVKNYKFDHSILRTGAPKEIDANIYKDVIWEDVKDTVQFGEKHFVRIDAEKQSYDFHLRDKSKARDAGYVLGNGTSATDRDGKARTNTPDIGCYEFFE; via the coding sequence ATGAATGTATTTAATAGATTTGCAATATTCTTGTTCGCAATGGCAGCCGTGTTTGTGGCAGCCTGTTCAGACGATGATAGTTTCACTACGTCCACGTCGAGCGTGCTTACGTTTTCCACCGACACGTTACGGCTCGACACTACTTTCTCTAAAGTGCCTACACCTACGAAGACTTTCTGGGTCTACAACCGTTCGGGCGATGGCATTCGGCTCTCAAATGTGCGTCTGGAACAGGGCAATCAGACTGGATTCAGGGTAAATGTAGATGGCATTTATCTCGGTCAGGCGAGCGGCTATCAGGTAAACGGACTCGAAGTGCGCGACAAGGACAGCATTCGTGTGTTTGTGGAGCTGACCTCTCCCGCGAATGGTAATGTGGATCCGACGCTGATCGAGGATAATTTGATATTTACGTTGGAAAGTGGCGTTCAGCAAAAGGTAAACCTGAATGCGTATAGTTGGGATGCGGAACTGCTGAAAGAGGTGGTTGTTTCCAGCGATTCCACCATACAAAGCACGAAGCCCATCGTGATTCAAGGAGGGATTACGGTGAAGGAAGGAGCTACTCTGACCATCGGCGCAGGCACAGTTATCTACTTTTCCAATTCAGCCGGAGTTGATGTGCACGGACGATTGAAAGTGGATGGTACGCCCGATGAAAACGTTGTTTTCAGAGGCGACCGCCTTGATTGGATGTTCGACTATCTGCCTTACGACCGTGTGAGCGGGCAATGGCGAGGCATTCGTTTCCACGAAACGAGCTATGAGAACGAAATAGCCTTTGCTGATATTCATTCGGCGTATAACGGCATTGTGTGCGATTCATCGGATGTGAGCCGAACCACGCTAACGCTGAAGCACAGCATCGTGCATAACTGTCAGGGCTACGGCTTGTTGGCGACCAACAGCAGGGTGGACGTGAGCAATTCGCAGCTTACCAATACCCTGAACGACTGTGCTGCATTCTTCGGTGGATACACCATTTTGAGCCATTGCACGCTCGCCCAGTTCTATCCTTTCGACGGCAATCGTGGCGCAGCCCTTAGATTTGGCGACAAGAAAGGGGATAATGTCTATCCATTACATCAGTTTGATGTCTTGAACACGCTCATTACGGGCTATTCCGATAACGTGATTATGGGTTCATTCTCCGATGAAACCGTGAAAAATTACAAGTTCGATCACAGCATTCTCCGTACAGGCGCACCCAAGGAAATCGATGCCAACATCTATAAAGACGTGATTTGGGAAGACGTTAAAGACACCGTGCAATTCGGCGAAAAGCATTTCGTAAGGATAGATGCCGAAAAGCAATCCTACGACTTCCATCTACGGGACAAGTCGAAGGCGCGCGATGCCGGATATGTATTGGGCAATGGCACCAGTGCTACGGACAGAGACGGAAAAGCAAGGACGAATACGCCCGATATTGGCTGCTACGAATTTTTTGAATAA
- a CDS encoding glycogen/starch synthase: MFPDFIFETSWEVCNKVGGIYTVLSTRAKTLQEKMRDRVIFIGPDCWNGGSSPYFTEDRNLFPEWKQVAEDEGLNVKVGRWDIPGQPMAFIVDFKPFGNIKDDIFTQLWNQYQVDSLHAYGDYEESALFAYATARVVESFYKYHLSADKNVVFHANEWQTGFAVLVLQQLVPQIASVFTTHATCIGRSIAGNNKPLYEYLWAYNGDQMAGELNMQSKHSIEKQTAHNVDCFTTVSEITAKECAELLDKPTDVVLPNGFEDDFVPKGAKFTAKRKEARRRLLDVANALTGSKLDDDTLIISTSGRYEFRNKGLDVFIEAMNRLNYDDKLQKNVVAFIEVPGWVAEPRKDLQERLSGEWKSETPLHEPMITHWLHNMEEDRVLGMAHSLNMRNGKDDRVKLVFIPCYLNGDDGIVNLPYYDLILGNDLCVYPSYYEPWGYTPLEAVAFKVPCITTDLAGFGLWANEVKGSYSEIEDGVKVIHRTDYNYSEVADAIRDTVAKYSSFSKTNISKARSNAEKLSKKALWSEFITYYEKAYGIAFENMQKRMV, from the coding sequence ATGTTTCCGGATTTTATATTTGAGACAAGTTGGGAGGTATGTAATAAGGTAGGTGGTATCTACACAGTACTCTCAACAAGGGCAAAAACGTTGCAGGAGAAAATGCGTGACCGGGTGATTTTTATTGGTCCCGATTGTTGGAATGGAGGCAGCAGCCCGTATTTTACTGAAGACAGGAATCTGTTTCCCGAATGGAAGCAAGTTGCTGAAGATGAAGGATTGAACGTAAAGGTTGGCCGTTGGGATATTCCCGGTCAGCCGATGGCTTTCATTGTAGACTTCAAGCCTTTCGGGAATATCAAGGATGACATTTTCACTCAGCTTTGGAATCAGTATCAGGTGGATAGTCTCCACGCTTATGGCGACTATGAGGAGTCGGCACTTTTTGCTTATGCCACGGCGCGCGTCGTGGAGAGTTTCTACAAATATCATCTTAGTGCAGACAAGAATGTGGTCTTCCACGCCAACGAGTGGCAGACCGGCTTTGCCGTGCTCGTGCTTCAGCAGTTGGTTCCGCAGATAGCTTCGGTCTTTACGACCCACGCCACCTGCATCGGACGCAGTATTGCCGGAAACAACAAACCGCTGTATGAGTATCTATGGGCTTACAACGGCGACCAGATGGCAGGCGAGCTGAATATGCAGAGCAAGCATTCCATTGAGAAGCAGACTGCCCACAACGTGGACTGCTTTACAACGGTGAGTGAAATCACTGCAAAGGAGTGTGCGGAGCTGCTGGATAAGCCGACAGACGTGGTGCTGCCGAATGGTTTTGAAGACGATTTCGTGCCGAAGGGTGCCAAGTTCACGGCAAAGCGAAAGGAAGCGCGCAGGCGTCTGCTCGATGTGGCGAATGCCTTGACGGGTTCTAAGCTCGATGACGACACGCTGATCATTTCAACAAGTGGACGCTATGAGTTCCGAAACAAGGGGCTCGACGTTTTTATCGAAGCTATGAACCGCCTGAACTATGACGACAAATTGCAGAAAAACGTGGTTGCCTTCATTGAAGTTCCGGGCTGGGTGGCTGAACCGAGGAAGGATTTACAGGAACGCCTATCGGGTGAATGGAAGTCCGAAACACCGTTGCACGAACCGATGATTACGCATTGGCTGCATAATATGGAGGAAGACAGGGTGCTCGGTATGGCACATTCCCTGAATATGCGCAATGGCAAGGACGACCGAGTGAAGTTGGTTTTCATTCCCTGTTACCTGAATGGCGACGACGGCATCGTGAATCTGCCTTATTACGACCTCATTCTGGGCAACGACCTCTGCGTCTATCCGTCCTATTATGAGCCTTGGGGCTACACTCCGCTCGAGGCTGTGGCGTTCAAAGTGCCTTGCATCACTACCGATTTGGCAGGTTTCGGACTCTGGGCAAACGAGGTAAAGGGCAGTTACAGCGAGATTGAAGACGGCGTGAAGGTAATCCACCGCACGGACTACAACTATTCCGAAGTGGCAGATGCCATCAGGGACACCGTTGCGAAGTATTCTTCATTCAGCAAGACAAACATCAGCAAGGCACGTTCCAACGCAGAGAAACTTTCAAAGAAAGCACTTTGGAGCGAATTTATCACGTATTACGAAAAGGCTTACGGCATCGCATTTGAGAATATGCAGAAGCGGATGGTGTGA
- a CDS encoding GLPGLI family protein translates to MKHLSFTILFLLMCNCLLAQSQTEKGVKLTYFRTPLGLTEFEQQNHPEAINDKVVYDTYYKDGVVVMVENTAKSQHIMKTNGFEVYRKIDFINNTTTYQPVYNDTLYLIKDDLPAMEWEITDESKVIGGWNCTKAIRKDNKGMEAWFTTDLPFTCGPYDCYGLPGLVVSYKRYFFLFTLQEINAMDDKLPEELKGGTAVSRAEYKEIRKH, encoded by the coding sequence ATGAAACATTTATCATTCACAATACTTTTTCTTCTGATGTGCAACTGCCTGTTGGCACAATCACAAACAGAAAAAGGAGTTAAACTAACCTATTTCCGCACTCCGTTAGGATTAACAGAGTTTGAACAGCAAAACCATCCTGAGGCGATAAATGACAAGGTGGTTTACGACACTTACTATAAAGATGGTGTGGTGGTAATGGTAGAAAACACGGCAAAGTCTCAGCATATTATGAAAACAAACGGCTTTGAGGTGTACAGAAAGATAGATTTCATCAATAATACTACCACTTATCAGCCCGTGTATAATGACACTTTATACCTGATAAAGGATGACCTGCCTGCAATGGAATGGGAGATAACAGACGAGAGCAAGGTAATAGGAGGATGGAACTGCACAAAAGCCATCAGAAAAGACAACAAAGGAATGGAAGCCTGGTTTACCACCGATTTGCCTTTCACCTGTGGACCGTACGACTGCTATGGACTGCCGGGGCTTGTGGTAAGCTACAAACGTTATTTTTTCCTCTTTACCTTGCAGGAAATAAACGCTATGGACGACAAGCTCCCCGAAGAGCTCAAGGGCGGAACGGCTGTGTCGAGAGCTGAATACAAAGAAATCAGAAAGCATTAG
- a CDS encoding AraC family transcriptional regulator, with protein sequence MAAKERQTVTPYDLKEIVGEHADHTVEAYFQTDFAVVKRMNTTLLRHLVNTPIYFNEIRLIVVRKGTALVRVNLLPYEINSGDFVFVSEGSTVEIASFSDSLQGTGILFTKEILHIAMNGHLPESFDGRLRDFKIRLSAEEQTLAEQIIAMIYDQINQPDHNHKVTASLLASLAWHIDGIRHRNAVSRQESQNRKQKLFIDFLQLVDRYVAAERNLDFYAQRLCLSVRYMSNIIKEISGQGAKEWIDRSLITAIKVDLRYTDKQIAQISVEKGFPNVSFFCKYFKRLTGQTPTEYRNM encoded by the coding sequence ATGGCTGCAAAAGAGAGACAAACTGTAACACCCTATGACCTGAAGGAAATAGTCGGCGAACACGCTGACCATACGGTAGAGGCATACTTTCAGACAGACTTTGCCGTGGTGAAGCGTATGAACACCACGCTCTTGCGGCATTTGGTCAATACGCCTATATATTTTAATGAGATAAGGTTGATTGTGGTGAGGAAAGGAACGGCATTGGTGCGTGTCAATCTCTTGCCCTATGAGATAAACTCCGGCGACTTTGTCTTTGTATCGGAAGGTTCCACAGTAGAGATTGCTTCGTTTTCCGACAGTCTGCAAGGAACGGGAATCTTGTTTACCAAGGAGATTCTGCACATAGCTATGAACGGACATCTGCCTGAATCTTTCGATGGCCGTCTGCGCGACTTCAAGATACGGCTTTCTGCTGAAGAGCAAACTCTCGCAGAACAAATCATAGCAATGATTTACGACCAGATTAATCAGCCGGACCATAATCATAAAGTGACGGCATCCTTGTTAGCATCGCTTGCGTGGCATATAGATGGGATACGACACCGCAATGCCGTCAGCCGTCAGGAATCACAAAACCGTAAGCAAAAGCTTTTCATTGATTTTCTGCAACTCGTAGACCGTTATGTTGCTGCCGAACGAAATCTTGATTTCTATGCTCAGCGTCTTTGTCTGTCAGTGCGTTATATGAGTAATATAATAAAGGAGATAAGCGGACAGGGAGCAAAAGAATGGATAGACCGTTCGCTTATCACAGCCATAAAGGTGGATTTGAGATATACTGACAAGCAAATAGCACAAATTTCAGTTGAAAAAGGATTCCCAAATGTCAGTTTCTTTTGCAAGTATTTCAAACGACTCACAGGACAGACACCCACCGAGTACAGAAATATGTAA
- the glgP gene encoding alpha-glucan family phosphorylase, protein MKIRSDYSNEPRWKEVNIKSSLPKELACLDEIAHNMWFGWTHEARELFKGLDENLYDEVNHNPVMLLERLSYDRKEAIVKDKALMKQVNDVYKMFTEYMNVKPDAKRPSVAYFCMEFGLNQTLKIYSGGLGMLAGDYLKEASDSNVDLCAVGFLYRFGYFRQSLSMDGQQIAKYDAQNFNSLPIERVLDENGNQVVVDVPYNNYQVHALLWVANVGRIKLYLLDTDNEMNSEFDRPITHALYGGDWENRLKQEILLGIGGMLALQKLGIKKDIYHMNEGHAAFCNLQRLCDYIDEGLTFNQAMELVRASSIYTVHTPVPAGHDYFDEELFGKYMGAYPAKLGISWDEFIGMGRSNPDDHGERFCMSTFACNTSQEINGVSRLHGWVSQKMFAPLWKGYFPEENSVGYVTNGVHFPTWTATEWRRVYDKYFDKKFMSDQSNEDIWHAIYNVSDEEIWSTRMALKNKLIKYIRDKFTQQWLRNQGDPAKVVSILEKINPNALMIGFCRRFATYKRAHLLFTDLERLEKIVNNPERPVLFFFSGKAHPADGAGQGLIKRIFDISRMPQFLGKIIFLEDYDMELARRLVSGVDIWMNTPTRPLEASGTSGEKAEMNGVVNLSVLDGWWVEGYREGAGWALPEKRTYQNQAHQDQLDAATIYSLLENDITPLYFNKTEGKSYSEDWVKIVKNSIATIAPHYTMKRQLDDYYTKFYEKQAVRSAKLHADSNKLAKEIALWKETVAERWDSISVVSSNVESLNDVVTGKNTTLTYVIDEQGLQDAVGLELVVLNNAPVEDINVHEVLPFKLVKTEGNLHTFQLDFEPAEAGAYRCAVRMYPKNDLLPHRQDFAYVKWLD, encoded by the coding sequence ATGAAAATTAGATCTGATTATTCCAACGAGCCTCGCTGGAAAGAGGTTAATATTAAGTCAAGTCTTCCAAAGGAGCTTGCTTGTCTCGACGAAATCGCACACAATATGTGGTTTGGCTGGACACACGAAGCACGCGAACTCTTCAAGGGTCTTGACGAAAACCTCTATGATGAAGTGAATCATAACCCGGTGATGCTGCTCGAGCGTTTGAGCTATGACCGTAAAGAGGCTATCGTTAAGGACAAGGCATTGATGAAGCAGGTGAACGACGTCTACAAGATGTTCACAGAATATATGAATGTGAAGCCCGATGCAAAGCGTCCGTCGGTGGCATACTTCTGTATGGAGTTCGGTCTGAACCAGACGCTGAAGATTTATTCAGGCGGTCTCGGTATGCTCGCCGGCGACTACTTGAAAGAAGCGTCCGACTCTAACGTGGATCTCTGCGCCGTGGGTTTCCTTTACCGTTTCGGTTATTTCCGTCAGAGCCTTTCAATGGATGGTCAGCAGATTGCCAAATACGATGCACAGAACTTCAACTCCCTGCCTATCGAGCGTGTTCTCGACGAGAACGGCAATCAGGTAGTGGTGGATGTGCCTTACAACAACTATCAGGTGCACGCGCTGCTTTGGGTGGCGAACGTCGGCCGTATCAAGCTCTACCTGCTCGACACGGACAACGAGATGAACTCTGAGTTCGACCGTCCCATCACGCACGCTCTCTATGGCGGCGACTGGGAGAACCGTCTCAAGCAGGAGATTCTCCTCGGTATCGGTGGTATGCTTGCCTTGCAGAAGCTCGGCATCAAGAAGGACATCTATCATATGAACGAAGGCCACGCAGCTTTCTGCAATCTCCAGCGTCTTTGCGACTACATCGACGAGGGACTGACGTTCAATCAGGCTATGGAACTCGTGCGTGCGTCTTCCATCTACACCGTCCACACGCCTGTTCCGGCAGGACACGACTACTTCGACGAGGAACTCTTCGGCAAGTATATGGGTGCTTATCCTGCCAAGCTGGGCATTTCGTGGGACGAGTTCATCGGTATGGGACGCTCAAATCCCGACGACCACGGCGAACGTTTCTGTATGAGTACCTTCGCCTGCAACACATCGCAGGAAATCAACGGCGTGTCCAGACTTCACGGCTGGGTGAGCCAGAAGATGTTCGCGCCGTTGTGGAAGGGCTATTTCCCGGAAGAGAACAGCGTGGGCTACGTAACAAACGGCGTTCACTTCCCAACGTGGACGGCTACCGAATGGCGTCGCGTCTACGATAAGTACTTCGACAAGAAGTTTATGTCCGACCAGAGCAACGAAGACATCTGGCACGCAATCTACAATGTTTCAGACGAGGAAATCTGGAGCACCCGTATGGCGTTGAAGAACAAGCTCATCAAGTACATCCGCGACAAGTTCACGCAGCAGTGGCTCCGCAATCAGGGCGACCCTGCAAAGGTTGTATCCATCCTCGAGAAGATAAATCCCAATGCCTTGATGATTGGTTTCTGCCGCCGTTTCGCTACTTACAAGCGTGCCCACCTGCTCTTTACAGACCTTGAGCGTCTGGAGAAAATCGTGAACAACCCGGAACGCCCCGTGCTCTTCTTCTTCTCGGGAAAGGCACACCCTGCCGACGGTGCCGGACAAGGCCTGATCAAGCGTATTTTCGACATCTCCCGTATGCCGCAGTTCCTCGGTAAGATTATCTTCCTCGAGGACTACGATATGGAACTTGCACGCCGACTTGTATCGGGTGTGGATATATGGATGAATACGCCGACACGTCCGCTCGAAGCAAGTGGCACGTCTGGCGAAAAGGCCGAAATGAACGGTGTGGTAAACCTTTCCGTTCTCGACGGATGGTGGGTTGAAGGCTATCGTGAAGGCGCGGGATGGGCTCTTCCAGAGAAGCGCACGTATCAGAATCAGGCGCATCAGGACCAGCTCGACGCTGCCACTATCTACAGTCTGCTCGAAAACGACATCACGCCGCTCTACTTCAACAAGACAGAGGGCAAGAGTTACTCGGAAGACTGGGTTAAGATTGTCAAGAATTCAATCGCAACCATCGCGCCTCACTACACGATGAAGCGTCAGTTGGACGACTACTACACCAAGTTCTACGAGAAGCAGGCCGTGCGTTCTGCGAAACTCCACGCCGACAGCAACAAACTCGCCAAGGAGATTGCGCTCTGGAAGGAAACCGTGGCCGAGCGTTGGGACAGCATCAGTGTTGTAAGCTCAAACGTTGAATCTTTGAACGACGTTGTTACGGGCAAGAACACCACGCTCACATACGTTATCGACGAGCAGGGCTTGCAGGATGCGGTAGGCTTGGAACTGGTAGTGCTCAACAACGCCCCGGTGGAGGACATCAACGTGCACGAGGTTCTTCCGTTCAAGCTCGTGAAGACGGAGGGCAACCTCCACACATTCCAACTCGACTTCGAGCCGGCAGAGGCAGGTGCTTACAGATGTGCAGTGCGTATGTATCCAAAGAACGACCTCTTGCCACACCGTCAGGACTTCGCTTACGTGAAGTGGCTCGACTAA